The Solirubrobacter pauli sequence TACTCCGGCCGGACAAGGCGGTGGCTGGGTCTTCCGCGCGCCGGCGGGAACCTGGATCGACTCCTTCACGCTGCAGGGCGCGATGCTCGGCACCCGTGGCTGGCAGGTCGCCGGCTACTACGAGGGCGGAAGCGTTCCTGGGCGTGACTTTGAGGGATGCCCGGGCGCGAGCTGCCCGGGGCAGTACCGGTACTTCAACGGCAACTATCCCGGCTACGGGGCGTCCGGCCTCGTCATGCGCCTCCGGTGCGGGGCCGGGGGCTGCCCGAACGACGAAGGCGTCACCGGCTACTTCTACATCAACCAGTCCAGCATCAGGATCGCCGACCCGAGCCCGCCGTCCGTAGGGCTCGTCGGTGGGTCCCTCCTGAGCGGGGGTTGGAAGAGCGGTGTCCAAACGCTCGTCGTCGACGCGCAGGACAACACCGGTATATCGGAGTACCGCGCTTCGCTGGACGGAGCGACGTCTCGACGCCTTCCGATGTCATGCAACTACGGCGTGAAGGTGCCGTGCCCGGCTGGACCGCAGACGCTCGAGATCTCCACCGCCGGTCTTGCCGACGGAGCGCACACCGTGACGGGCGAGGCGAGCGATGCGTCAGGCAACCCCGCCGCTGCGAGCGCGACGATCTACGCCGACAACACGCCGCCTACTCAACCCCTCGACGTGAAGCTCGAGAGCGGTGCGGGTTGGCACTCCGACGCGACGGTGAAGCTCTCCTGGGCGAACCCGGCCCAGAACGCCGCGCCGATCGTCGCTGCGGTATTCCGGATGTGCCCGACGCTGCCGGCGAGCCCGACGCCGACCCAGCGCACCGCGGCGGAGAAGCGGTGCGTCCAAGGCACCCGCAGCGGGGCCAACCTCAAGAAGATCGACGACCTGAAGCTGCCAGAGCCGGGGGCGTGGGATCTCAAGCTCTGGCTGATGGACGCCGCGGGCAACAACCAGCCCGCAAGCGCCGTGTCGGTGAACTCACTGGCCTACGACGACACGGCGCCGAGCGACGTCGCGTTCCTCGGACCGGACCCCGCCGATCCCGCGCGCGTGCACGTCAGCGCCGCCGACTCGGTGTCCGGCGTCGCGATGGGCGCGATCGAGGTCCGCCGGGACGGCACGGACGCCTGGCAGGCCTTGCCGACCGAGGCCACAGCCTCCGGCCTGACCGCGGTTCTCGATGACGAGAACCTTCCGAAGGGCTTGTACTTCCTTCGCGCTCGCGCCGTCAACGCGGCTGGTCTCGAGACCTCGACCGACCGCGACGGAGCCGGCAACACCGCCATGACGCGCTTGCCGATCCGCCTCGCGAGCCGACTGACCGCCGGTCGACGGGGCAAGCGCGTATGCAGAGGACACGGTCGCAAGCGCCATTGCCGCTACCGCCTCGCGACCAAGCCGAAGGTGGGCATCGGCAAGCCGACGCGGCTCTACGGTCGCTTGACGGTCGCCGGCAAGTCGATGGCGGGTGCTCAGGTCCAGGTGTGGCGTCGACTCGAGCTCGACGGAGCCCAGTGGGCGCAAATCGGCACCGTTACGACGTCACGCACCGGCCGCTTCAGCTACCGAGCCCAGCGGGGCCCAGCCCGTGCGATCCGCTTCCGCTACCCAGGCACGCCGACGATCCGCGGCCGCAACGGAGACGTCGCGCTACGCGTGAAGGCCTCGACAAGTCTGCGTCCGAACCGCCGCAACGTCATCAATGGCGAGTACGTCGTCTTCCGCGGACGCCTCCGCGGCGGCTGGATCCCCGCCGCCGGCGCCCTGGTCGAGCTGCAGGTCTACAGCCGTGGCTCGTGGCGCACCTTCGCTCAACCGCGAGCCAACGCAAAGACCGGCCGTTGGGCGTATCGCTACCGCTTCGAGACGGTGCGCGGCCGTGCGAACTTCCGCTTCCGAGCGCGGATCAGGCGGCAACCGGCGTACCCGTTCACGACGGGCACGTCGCGTCCGGTACGTGTCCGCGTACGAGGTCTGTGATGTTGACCAACGCGACTTCTTCGCGCGCGCGGGTTATGGTGCGCAACGGGGTGCATCGGAGCCGATAGGAGGCGACCCATGAAGCGACCGCTCGCCCGCCTGCGTGGCGGAATCACGTACGCAAATGCGATGAGCACGATCGCCGTGTTCATCGCCCTCGGCGGCACGACCTACGCCGCCGTGAGCCTCCCGCGCAACAGTGTCGGCTCGGCGCAGATCCGCTCGAACGCGGTCGGCTCGAGCGAAATCCGGTCCGGCTCCATCCGCAGCTCCGAGCTCCACGACGGCAGCGTCGCGCTGCGCGACATCTCGAAGGGCGCGCAGGCATCCCTTCGCGGGGCACAGGGGCCAGCCGGCCCCGCTGGTCCGGCAGGCACCCCGGCGGTGACGTATCGCGTCGCCGTCAACTCCGGCGGTGGGACACCCGCGGGCAACGCGAAGGGCGTGACGCACACCGGCGGCAACGAGTACACGGTCGCATTCGATCGCGACGTCAGCGCCTGTCAGTACGCCGTGTCCCTGGTTGCCGTCCAGAACGGTCCGACGCTCGAGCAGCCGCCAGCGGGGCGGATCACCGCTGCGCCGGCAGCTGGTGGGGCCGTTCTCGTCAAGACCTTCGCCGCGGACGGCAGCGCTGCGGAGGCGCCTTTTCATTTGCTAGTCGCTTGCTGACGGTCGTTGACCGCCCAGGCTATCGGCCACCGGTTGACTCCGTGCTGGTCAGACCGCCTTATGGCAAGGCGTTTGGTCTCATGCACCACCGAGAATGCGGGGTGGTAGCTGCTTGGCCGGAAACGACTCGCCGCGGCGGTGCTTAGCGTCCGCAGCTTCAATGGCGCGGATAGGACCCTGTTAGGGGCCACCTGCCGCGTGAGTCCGGTGTCTCGGGTTTGGATCGGCACAGCGTTGGCTCATACCGACAGCCCCGGACGGTAGGTCACAACGCGGGCCTGTCCTCCGGACCACATACGTTGTCGCCGATGAGCTATCGCGACGGCCTAACGGCGCTGCGGCGTCGAAGAGCGGAAGGTGTGCCACTCGACCGCCGTGAGATCGAGCTTCGTTTCGCCACGCTTCGTGGCGGCAGCTTCGATGACCCCGATCTGTTCGTCGCATTTGCCGATGTCTTCAATGCGGTTTGCGCGCCCGCGCACATCACGTTCGTCCCGCAGCGCGATCGGTGCCGGATCGACTTCGACAAAAAGCAGTTGCAGTTCTCCGGGGAACTCCGATCTGCGGCAGGGGACGTCATCGGCGTCATTGAGCGCATCCTCGACTTCGAAGTCGGCATTGCATGGCACAGCAGGATCATCGTCAACAAGCGCTTTCGCGACGTAGGCATCGCAGCGATTCTGCTGGAGCACTCTCTGCGGTTCTACCAAGCCGTCGAGTTGCCCGAGGTTCAGCTCACTGCCGCACTGACGACTGGTCCGTACTACTGGGCCAAGCTCGGGTTTCAATTCGCGGATGCGGCTGACTCGGCAGCCGTTCAGCACTGGTTCGCGCGTGTCAACGCCAAACTCGCGCTTGGGTTGGACTGCGTTAGCGAGCGGCCACCACGCGATTGGTTGCTGATCGGCGCGGA is a genomic window containing:
- a CDS encoding GNAT family N-acetyltransferase → MSYRDGLTALRRRRAEGVPLDRREIELRFATLRGGSFDDPDLFVAFADVFNAVCAPAHITFVPQRDRCRIDFDKKQLQFSGELRSAAGDVIGVIERILDFEVGIAWHSRIIVNKRFRDVGIAAILLEHSLRFYQAVELPEVQLTAALTTGPYYWAKLGFQFADAADSAAVQHWFARVNAKLALGLDCVSERPPRDWLLIGADDGCTCTLGMIASAFPSERASIETRAKDNRIGLDEQIPVGKAILLSGPKWRGRLPATRRSISFVQTYVRARLDRAAVLLRTPAEKNPSEPDEPLD